The Zestosphaera sp. genome includes a window with the following:
- a CDS encoding MBL fold metallo-hydrolase — protein sequence MVGDFLESVVVRVLADDQVMFGTQCLGHHGISLLVEAYGRDSEITVLIDTGGNGDVVLHNMSLMGVNPKDIDLIVLTHRHWDHVGGLYKVLEAVGRERIPIVAHPNLLKPGLALEPKLRCTGVPMDFRERVAGLGGMLVLTRDPLKLAPGLMTTGEVRRYIPVAWQGFKTVDDDFRLVDDVMMDDISVIAVLRDGIALMTGCSHSGIVNIVKHAVDLTNAKRVKAIVGGLHLIKALQNEVEDVVRELSQYEIDMIAAGHCTGFRAQAELSKRYGDKFIPLQAGMEITLR from the coding sequence TTGGTTGGGGACTTCTTAGAGAGCGTCGTGGTGAGAGTTCTCGCAGACGATCAAGTGATGTTCGGAACGCAGTGTCTAGGGCATCACGGCATTTCGCTTCTGGTTGAGGCGTACGGCCGGGACTCCGAGATCACGGTCTTAATTGACACAGGTGGTAACGGAGACGTCGTCCTCCACAACATGAGTCTGATGGGGGTGAATCCGAAGGACATAGACTTAATAGTGTTGACCCACAGGCACTGGGATCATGTCGGCGGTCTCTATAAAGTGCTTGAGGCCGTCGGCAGGGAGAGGATACCTATAGTCGCGCACCCTAACCTCCTGAAGCCCGGTCTAGCGTTAGAGCCTAAGCTTAGATGTACGGGGGTTCCGATGGACTTCAGGGAGAGGGTCGCTGGGCTAGGCGGGATGCTGGTGCTCACGCGAGACCCTCTGAAGCTTGCGCCGGGATTGATGACGACCGGCGAGGTGAGGAGGTACATCCCCGTTGCGTGGCAGGGATTCAAAACCGTTGACGACGACTTCAGGCTGGTTGATGATGTTATGATGGACGACATCTCCGTGATCGCCGTGTTGAGGGATGGGATTGCCTTAATGACCGGTTGCAGCCACTCAGGCATAGTGAACATAGTCAAGCACGCTGTGGACCTCACAAACGCTAAGAGGGTTAAAGCCATTGTCGGCGGCCTGCACCTAATTAAGGCACTCCAAAACGAGGTAGAGGATGTGGTCAGAGAGCTCTCACAGTACGAGATAGACATGATAGCTGCAGGCCACTGCACGGGATTCAGAGCTCAGGCAGAGCTCAGCAAAAGATACGGCGATAAATTCATCCCCCTCCAGGCAGGTATGGAAATCACCTTAAGATAA
- the cutA gene encoding divalent-cation tolerance protein CutA has protein sequence MSSASGDEILQYSVVLVTGPEGEMAELARKLVEAGLAACVNVLNGVRSIYWWEGRVVEDVESLLVIKTESGRLKDLMDFIRGSHPYEVPEIISLSIASGNPDYLRWVSDSVRRFGEQVERV, from the coding sequence TTGAGTTCCGCATCAGGTGATGAGATTCTCCAGTATTCAGTTGTGCTGGTTACGGGTCCTGAGGGCGAGATGGCTGAGCTTGCTAGGAAGCTTGTTGAGGCTGGTTTGGCCGCCTGCGTGAACGTTTTGAATGGGGTCAGGTCTATCTACTGGTGGGAGGGACGTGTTGTCGAGGACGTGGAGTCTCTGCTTGTGATAAAGACGGAATCGGGCAGGCTGAAAGATTTGATGGATTTTATTAGGGGGAGTCATCCATATGAGGTACCTGAGATCATATCCCTGAGCATAGCCTCAGGCAATCCAGACTACCTGAGGTGGGTCTCAGACTCCGTTAGGAGGTTCGGGGAGCAGGTGGAAAGGGTTTGA
- a CDS encoding tRNA (adenine-N1)-methyltransferase, giving the protein MIVEGDLVLIYVDERRSKIVRVAGGKILHTDRGYLRLDDLIGLEWGSRVRLSTGVTAYVVKPTLTDLMMKFFRRATQVIYPKDLAYMLLESGVGEGSRVAEAGVGTGFLTAVLAWFVGRDGRVYGYEINEEYVKVALNNLENAGLSERVVIKNRDITQGIDERDLDALFLDMPNPWEVFPHLKNSLKPSAPVIMFVPSVNQVLKVLEHVKGFRRLIKVKVSELLLREYQASPEALRPKSVGVTHTGYVITSRFIDL; this is encoded by the coding sequence GTGATAGTGGAGGGAGACCTGGTGCTGATATACGTTGACGAGAGGAGGTCTAAGATAGTTAGGGTGGCCGGGGGCAAGATCCTCCACACCGACAGGGGGTACTTAAGACTGGACGATCTCATCGGACTCGAGTGGGGGTCTAGAGTTAGGCTCAGTACAGGCGTTACAGCATATGTTGTAAAGCCAACGCTGACGGACCTCATGATGAAGTTCTTCAGGAGGGCTACTCAAGTCATATACCCTAAGGACCTGGCGTACATGTTACTTGAATCCGGTGTTGGGGAAGGATCCAGAGTTGCTGAGGCCGGGGTAGGCACGGGCTTCCTGACGGCAGTTCTGGCTTGGTTTGTAGGACGTGACGGGCGTGTCTATGGGTACGAGATAAATGAAGAGTATGTTAAAGTAGCTCTAAATAACCTTGAGAACGCAGGGCTCTCCGAGCGAGTAGTCATAAAGAATAGGGACATAACGCAGGGGATAGATGAGAGGGATCTGGACGCGCTGTTCCTCGACATGCCTAACCCGTGGGAGGTCTTCCCCCATCTGAAGAACTCTCTAAAGCCTTCAGCCCCCGTGATAATGTTCGTCCCGTCAGTCAATCAAGTTCTGAAGGTCTTGGAGCACGTCAAGGGGTTTAGGCGTCTCATCAAAGTTAAAGTCTCTGAACTTCTTCTAAGGGAGTACCAGGCGAGCCCGGAGGCGTTAAGGCCTAAGTCTGTGGGCGTCACACACACGGGATATGTAATTACATCCCGCTTCATAGACCTGTAG
- a CDS encoding uracil-DNA glycosylase: MGRSDDWARLSSEISSCVKCRLSGSRSKAVPGEGSLNAKLMFIGEAPGRSEDEVGRPFVGAAGKLLTQLLEVNSIKREEVFITNVVKCRPPENREPLEDEIMSCAPFTNSIIQLIQPSIIVTLGSYSGRYVLEDLGGLRWYGVTRMRGKVYSINLFGRSTTVVPTYHPAAALYNPSPRAALEEDFKLIASKYREVLQSEVRTGGRRRTLLDYVG, from the coding sequence TTGGGCAGAAGCGATGATTGGGCTAGGCTTTCCTCTGAGATCTCCAGCTGTGTTAAGTGCAGGTTATCAGGGAGCCGATCTAAGGCGGTTCCGGGGGAGGGGTCTCTGAACGCTAAGCTCATGTTCATAGGGGAGGCTCCGGGGAGGAGTGAGGACGAGGTGGGCAGGCCTTTCGTCGGCGCTGCGGGGAAGCTCCTCACCCAGCTTCTGGAGGTGAACAGTATTAAGAGGGAGGAGGTGTTCATAACGAACGTCGTTAAGTGCAGACCGCCTGAGAATAGGGAGCCCCTCGAGGACGAGATAATGAGTTGCGCCCCCTTCACGAACAGCATAATCCAGCTGATTCAACCCTCAATCATAGTCACGTTAGGCAGTTACTCAGGTAGGTACGTTCTCGAGGACCTCGGCGGTCTCCGTTGGTACGGTGTCACTAGAATGAGGGGTAAGGTCTACAGCATCAACTTATTCGGGAGAAGCACTACGGTAGTGCCTACCTATCACCCGGCGGCCGCGCTTTATAACCCATCCCCGAGAGCCGCTCTAGAGGAGGACTTCAAGCTGATAGCATCTAAGTACAGGGAGGTTCTGCAGAGTGAGGTTAGGACGGGTGGGCGTAGGAGGACTCTCCTCGACTATGTGGGGTGA
- a CDS encoding 50S ribosomal protein L35ae: MSSRIPVELGVGVLVGYRVGSRGQNSSQVFVKVLTTILKKPHNLVGAKILAKDAKGNTYTGRVIKVHGSGRNGTLIVRFNKNIPGQLLGVKVSIYRTRSG, translated from the coding sequence ATGAGTTCGAGAATTCCGGTAGAGCTGGGTGTGGGGGTGCTGGTAGGCTATAGAGTCGGCTCCAGAGGGCAGAACAGTAGTCAGGTATTCGTGAAGGTCTTGACAACCATCCTTAAGAAGCCCCACAACTTAGTCGGGGCTAAGATCCTTGCGAAGGACGCTAAAGGGAACACGTACACAGGACGGGTTATTAAGGTTCACGGGAGCGGCAGGAACGGAACGCTCATAGTCAGGTTCAACAAGAACATACCCGGCCAGCTACTCGGCGTTAAGGTCTCTATCTACAGGACTCGGAGCGGCTGA
- a CDS encoding Mut7-C RNAse domain-containing protein has protein sequence MKFVADAMLGNLARWLRMLGYDTLYSKSFEDWKLLRVAEEDGRVLLTRDESLFRRARSRGLNAVLVISDDVAEMLACVTARTGVKLFFDPSRTRCPRCNTPLTKISGAEALSLLKSELVSKYDEFWKCGKCGRLYWQGNHWRTINETLERANKLITESQ, from the coding sequence ATGAAGTTCGTTGCTGACGCGATGCTTGGGAACCTGGCTCGCTGGCTGAGGATGCTGGGTTACGACACACTCTACTCTAAAAGTTTTGAGGATTGGAAGCTGTTGCGTGTTGCCGAGGAGGACGGTAGAGTCCTCCTAACTAGGGATGAATCCCTCTTCAGGAGGGCGAGGAGCAGGGGCCTAAACGCCGTTCTCGTGATCTCAGACGACGTGGCCGAGATGCTCGCGTGCGTGACTGCTAGAACAGGTGTGAAGCTGTTCTTCGACCCCTCGAGGACCAGATGCCCCAGGTGCAACACGCCCTTAACTAAGATAAGCGGTGCTGAGGCGCTGTCTCTGCTTAAGAGTGAGTTAGTGAGTAAATATGATGAGTTCTGGAAGTGTGGTAAGTGCGGCAGGCTATACTGGCAGGGTAACCATTGGAGAACAATTAACGAGACTCTTGAGAGGGCGAATAAATTAATTACGGAGTCGCAGTAA
- a CDS encoding TIGR00296 family protein encodes MAETYVDPEEVGLEDGFFLVRLARSAVEGYLRSGVVMRMPDDTPQRLRKLGASFVTLLKLRGRGGRELRGCIGYVKPVEPLALNVIHAAIAAATEDPRFTPLKIEELDEVVFEVSVLSGMEELPRDPRRRPEGFIIGRDGLMVVHGFYSGLLLPEVPVEYCWDNEAFLAETCFKAGLSPDCWLDEDVKVLRFRTRTFKEVKPGGGVVLRDLREEYTAGCGRVVR; translated from the coding sequence ATGGCTGAGACTTACGTAGATCCTGAGGAAGTGGGATTGGAGGACGGGTTCTTCCTAGTCAGGCTTGCCAGAAGCGCTGTGGAGGGGTACTTGAGGAGTGGTGTGGTGATGAGGATGCCTGACGACACACCGCAGAGGCTGAGGAAGCTTGGAGCGTCATTCGTCACGCTGTTAAAGCTCAGAGGTCGTGGAGGGCGTGAGTTAAGGGGATGCATAGGCTACGTGAAGCCTGTCGAGCCTTTAGCGCTTAACGTCATCCACGCGGCCATAGCTGCCGCAACGGAGGACCCGAGGTTCACACCGCTCAAGATCGAGGAGTTGGATGAAGTGGTGTTCGAAGTCTCTGTCCTATCAGGTATGGAGGAACTCCCGCGAGATCCTAGAAGAAGGCCTGAGGGGTTCATCATAGGTAGGGACGGCCTAATGGTTGTACACGGTTTCTACAGTGGATTGCTGTTGCCTGAAGTCCCTGTTGAGTATTGCTGGGACAATGAGGCGTTCCTTGCGGAGACCTGCTTCAAGGCAGGGTTAAGTCCTGACTGCTGGCTTGACGAGGATGTCAAGGTTCTCAGGTTCAGGACGCGCACGTTCAAGGAGGTCAAGCCGGGAGGGGGCGTAGTTCTCAGAGACCTAAGGGAGGAATATACTGCGGGTTGTGGGAGGGTGGTTAGGTAG
- the thyX gene encoding FAD-dependent thymidylate synthase translates to MEVKLIAWTGGLPKDARRLIVLAIKTSAGKLGLKSAEHYLKHYSEDDVRRHIVESFKYPTVLEHVVFTFLIEGISRVASHQLVRHRIASYTQESQRYSAVEKGYVVPETVVKSGFESRFRDFMENAYRLYDEMVKAGIPYEDARYVMPQAVTTRLLMTVNLRELMHIACLRLSPHAQWELREAVRLMVKEASRVVPELPQLLESSCDDLMQGLGENVSSR, encoded by the coding sequence ATGGAGGTGAAGCTGATCGCTTGGACTGGAGGGCTTCCGAAGGACGCTAGGAGGTTGATAGTGCTGGCCATCAAGACCTCGGCCGGCAAGCTCGGGTTGAAGAGCGCGGAGCACTATCTGAAGCACTACAGCGAGGACGATGTGAGGAGACATATTGTTGAGTCCTTCAAGTATCCGACCGTCCTAGAGCACGTGGTCTTCACGTTCCTGATTGAGGGGATATCCAGAGTCGCTTCCCACCAGCTGGTCAGGCACAGGATAGCATCATATACGCAGGAGAGTCAGAGGTACTCAGCTGTCGAGAAGGGGTATGTAGTTCCCGAGACAGTCGTCAAATCCGGGTTTGAGAGCAGGTTCAGGGATTTCATGGAGAATGCCTACAGACTCTACGACGAGATGGTGAAGGCAGGGATCCCGTACGAAGACGCGAGGTACGTCATGCCTCAAGCAGTGACTACGAGGTTACTGATGACCGTCAACTTAAGGGAGTTAATGCACATAGCCTGCTTGAGGTTATCACCGCATGCCCAATGGGAGCTCAGAGAGGCTGTGAGGTTGATGGTTAAAGAGGCTAGTAGGGTGGTTCCTGAACTGCCACAGTTGCTGGAAAGCTCCTGTGATGATTTGATGCAGGGTTTAGGTGAGAACGTCAGTAGCCGCTAA
- a CDS encoding HAD family phosphatase, giving the protein MIKGVVFDLDGTLADTVDLHVSTWIEACRRLDIPVDEKFVRGLVGLSAEDIARKLVNEETQALRLARLKRRLYLTRVDEVRLYPEVPEVLECLKRVHSLRLAVASSTNVETIETVLNAKGIRDFFDSVVGSDLVSRGKPDSEIFLSALRMINVNPTNAIIVGDTEYDVMPANALGAVSVLICREECRKVDVRPQHVIKDLRELAGLIASYR; this is encoded by the coding sequence ATGATCAAGGGAGTGGTGTTTGATCTGGATGGAACTCTTGCAGACACTGTAGACCTGCACGTCTCGACGTGGATTGAGGCGTGCCGGAGGCTAGATATACCAGTCGACGAGAAGTTCGTGAGAGGTCTTGTAGGTCTGTCCGCCGAGGACATAGCTAGGAAGCTGGTGAACGAGGAAACACAGGCCTTGAGGTTGGCAAGACTCAAGAGAAGACTCTACCTGACCAGAGTGGACGAGGTGAGACTCTACCCCGAGGTGCCGGAGGTTCTAGAATGTCTGAAGCGTGTCCACAGCTTAAGACTCGCAGTGGCCTCATCCACTAACGTTGAAACTATAGAGACTGTTCTTAACGCTAAAGGAATCAGAGACTTCTTCGACTCTGTAGTGGGCAGTGACTTAGTGAGCAGGGGGAAGCCAGATTCTGAGATCTTCTTGAGTGCGCTTAGGATGATTAACGTAAACCCGACAAATGCCATTATAGTAGGGGATACTGAGTACGATGTGATGCCGGCGAACGCCTTGGGGGCGGTCTCGGTTCTCATATGTAGAGAGGAATGCAGGAAGGTTGATGTAAGGCCTCAGCACGTCATAAAGGATCTGCGGGAACTCGCAGGTTTAATCGCAAGCTATAGATAG